One genomic segment of Desulforamulus reducens MI-1 includes these proteins:
- a CDS encoding electron transfer flavoprotein subunit beta/FixA family protein translates to MKILVLLKQVFDTEAVIKIADGKISGDGITQIINPYDEFAVEEALKIAEATKGEVTIVSVGADVEQTVRQALAMGATNGYVVEDAAMTDVDEYSIATILSKAIGAMQYDLILAGWRAIDDGSAQVASRVAQALNIPLVNLAIKLDVADGKATAVTEIDGGTATIEVPLPAVVTCQKGLNEPRYPSMKGIMQAKKKKIEKVGLGALGLDASAVAAKAKTLNIYLPQTRAAGKVITDEPAVAAKEVAKLLREEAKVI, encoded by the coding sequence ATGAAAATCTTAGTTTTACTAAAACAAGTATTTGATACCGAAGCCGTAATCAAAATTGCAGATGGAAAAATTAGCGGTGATGGTATCACCCAGATCATCAATCCTTATGATGAGTTTGCTGTTGAGGAAGCGCTGAAAATTGCGGAGGCTACTAAGGGCGAAGTAACTATCGTTTCTGTAGGGGCAGATGTAGAACAAACCGTACGCCAAGCTCTGGCAATGGGTGCAACAAATGGTTATGTAGTTGAAGACGCTGCTATGACTGATGTCGATGAGTACAGTATAGCTACTATTTTGTCCAAAGCTATTGGTGCTATGCAATACGATCTGATTTTAGCAGGCTGGCGGGCAATTGATGATGGTTCTGCCCAGGTAGCTAGTCGTGTTGCCCAAGCTTTAAATATTCCTTTAGTTAATTTAGCTATCAAGTTGGATGTTGCTGACGGAAAAGCCACAGCAGTTACTGAAATTGATGGTGGTACTGCAACGATTGAAGTTCCTTTACCAGCTGTGGTTACTTGCCAGAAAGGCCTTAATGAGCCCCGTTACCCATCCATGAAGGGTATTATGCAGGCTAAGAAAAAGAAAATAGAAAAGGTTGGATTGGGAGCTTTAGGTCTTGATGCATCTGCTGTAGCAGCAAAAGCAAAAACCTTAAATATCTATTTACCACAAACCCGGGCTGCCGGAAAGGTTATTACAGATGAGCCCGCCGTTGCAGCTAAGGAAGTTGCAAAACTGTTAAGAGAAGAAGCTAAAGTTATTTAA